The sequence CCCACTTCAGCCTCAGCCATAGCTTTCCGCATGGCAGGGCTCGGTTTAGTCACAGTATCGGATCGAAGGTCAATCACTTATCCACAATTATTTAATTAAGCGAACCTGGCACTTGACTTTACTTTTGTAAGTTCGTAAGTTTGCACCGTGGATGATCACTCATCCACCCACAAAATTACGCATGGATAAGCCAAAGTCTGCAGATCGGCCAAATGGGACCCGAATTCCGAAGCTGGAAACGCTCGGAATCGACGCGATCGATCTCGCCCTGCTCCGCCAGTTGCAGGTCCAGGGACGGACTAAGCGCAACGAGCTGGCCGAGAGCGTTGGGCTATCGCTGCCGGCCGTCAGCGAACGGATGCGTAAGCTCGAAGAGCGCGGAATCCTGGAGGGCGTTGCTGCAAAGCTCGACCCGAAACGGATGGGACTCGATGTCGCTGTATTCATCACGGTGACCGTCGAACAATCGAGCAATTACCCGGAATTTCTCCGCGCCGCCGAAGCGCATCCGGAGATCATGGAGATCCATGCGATCACGGGCGATGGCTCGCATCTCGTGAAGGCGCGAACGTGGAACACGTCCACACTCGAGCGACTGCTCGGACAGATTCAGACCTGGCCCGGTGTAAAACAAACGCGGACGAACGTCGTGCTCAATACCTACAAAGAGACGATGGCGCTGCCGATAGAAGAATTAGAACCGGGATTACGCTGATTTTGGCTGATTTCGCTGATGACAATTCGAATAGAACTCCATCATGATTAATCAGCAAAAATCAGCGTAATCCAGGTGTTACTCATCACTCGTTACTTTAGGAAGCTATGACCAAATCCGAAGTCTTGTCGCACGCAAAGGATCAGAAAGTCGAGTTCATCAATGTCATGTTCACCGACTTGCTCGGCGTCATGAAGGCACTGACCATCCCGGTCTCAAAGCTCGAAGATGCCATCGAATCGAACGTGTGGTTCGACGGATCGTCCGTCGAAGGCTTCGCGCGCATCGCGGAGTCCGACATGTATCTCAAGCTCGATCTCAAAACATTCACTGTGATTCCCTGGTCACGCGCCTCGCGCGCGGTCACGGCGCTGATCATTGCCGATGTCTACATGCCGGACGGCACGCCGTTCGAAGGCGATCCACGCGGCATCCTGAAGCGCCAGCTCAAGCGCGCTGCCGACATGGGCTACACGTTCAACACCGGCCCGGAACTCGAATTCTTCCTCTTTAAGAAGAACGGCGATTCGCTCCAGCCGCTGCCACACGACACCGCCGGATACTTCGATCAGACGACCGACATCGCCAGTGAGATCCGCAAGGAGATGAGCTTTGCGCTCTTCGAAATGGGCATCGATGTCGAGGCGCTGCACCATGAAGTCGCGATTGGGCAGCATGAGATCGACTTCAAGTACGATAACGCTCTGCGTTGCGCGGACATCGTCATCATCATGAAGTATGCGCTGAAATCCATTGCGATGCATCACGACCTGCACTGCACGTTCATGCCGAAGCCGATTGCCGGCATCAACGGTTCAGGCATGCACGTCCACCAATCGCTCTTCTCACCGGATGGCAAGAAGAACCTGATGTACGATCCGAACGGTGAGTATCTGCTCTCATCGCTGGCGAAGAGTTACATCGCCGGACAGCTCGTCCACATCAAAGCGATGAACGCGATCCTGAACCCGACCGTCAATTCGTACAAGCGGTTAGTCGTGGGTTATGAGGCGCCGGTGTATGTCGCATGGGGCCAGCGCAATCGCTCGGCACTCATTCGCATTCCGCGCATCACCAAGGGACGCGAGAAAGCCGTGCGTGCCGAACTTCGCTGCCCCGATCCGAGCGCGAATCCGTATCTCGCGTTTGCAGTCATGCTCGCGGCCGGTTTGGACGGCATCGAGAAGAAGATGCAGGCGCCCGCGCCGGTCGAGGAAAATATCTTCGAGTTCACCGACGAGACCGCGGCCGCGCGTGGCATCACCACCGTCGCGAAGAACCTCATGGACGCGATCGAAGAACTGAAGAAAGACCCGGTGATCTGCGAAGCGCTCGGCAGCTATTGCGTCGAAAAACTCGTCGAAGCCAAAACCGCCGAGTGGGACTCCTTCCGCATGTCGGTCACCCAATGGGAGTTGGACCGGTATCTGGAGGTGTATTGATTCCAAATTCTCTCCCCTCCCGCAAGCGGGAGGGGAATAACAAAAATCTTCTCCCCTCCCGCTTGCGGGAGGGGCCGGGGGAGGGCCGAGCCAGTCCCGTTAGGGGACAGCCCCATAGGGGCGGCATATGTGCCTGCCCGCCGTGGCGGGTAGCCCCCGGCGTGAGCCGGGGGTTTTGCGTTTTGATTCATACTCAGAGTCCCGTAGATACCGTATTAGTTCGTTCCTCCGTTCCGTTGTGATTTTTGATATTTAGGGTCATATGCCCGTTGATGCTTTTCCATCGCATAGAGGAGATGTATGAGTTTTCGAGCGACGGCCATCTGTAAGACCATGGGCTTTTTCGAGGCATGGTTGCTCGTACATACCGTGATGGCCTTATTGTATTGACGCGCGGAGAGTGAGGCCATGAAGAAGGCATAGCGTAAGCGTCTATTTCCCATCTTCGAGATAGGTTGCGAGGCGGGTTGACGCTGTCCGGACTGACTGACCCGTGGCGTCATGCCGGCATAGGCCGCAAGCTGCTTTGGATGGGTGAACTGTTGGCTATTCGGCACTTCTGCCATAAACGTCACGGCCGTAACGAAGCCGATGCCGGGCGTAGAGGTGATCAGATCGTATCGCTTCTGCATGGCCTCATGTTCGTGCAGGCAGGCGCGGATGTCCTTGGTGATGAGACGGATTTCCCTTTCATAATGGGCGAGATCGGCTCGGATCGAACGCTCGATGTGTGTTTTCGCTGCGCTCGTCAGATACGCGAGTTTCTCCATGCGGTTTTTGGCTTTGGCCCGGCACCGCGTAAGGTCATGCAGGTGGCGGACCAGATCGCGTAGTTCGTCATACTCCGCGGGCAGCGGATGCCAGGGTCGTAGCCGTTCCGCCATCGCTGCCGCATACCGGGCGATCAGATCAGCATCGGCCTTATCGGTTTTGGCACGCTGCATCGTGGCGCGCATAAACGCATGGACGGCCGTGGGATTGGCCAGAACGATCGTCTGCTCGCGTTCGTGGAAAAAGAGCGCCACCGCCGCACCATAGAGATTCGTCGCTTCCAGGCACACGGTCACGTCCGTCACACCCTGGCGACGAAGCCATAGGGCTAAGGCTCTGAGACCCGACGAGGTATTCTTGACTTGCACCGACGTGCGATGGCCCTGCTCGGCGAGCAGACAGCCATCCAGCGTCGCCTTCGATACATCGATCCCCAGGATTGGATATTTGTGTTCCATTGTCTGTTCCTTTCAGTGATACCACGACAGATGAGAGTGTAGCGGGTGTGCTGGCGGTTCACCTTGTGCAATGCAGGCTTCGGCCCCATCAGGACCGGCCTCTGATACCGTTCAACCTCTGGCACACGTGCAAAAACGTGGGACCTACTCTCCGGAACAGGGTCGATAATGCATCTAACAGTATCGCCGCTAAGGAACGGTGAAGTTCACCACGCTTCTGCTACACTCCGTCTGTTGCGGTTTATATACCGTAACAAAGGCTGCTACAGAATGTGAGCAGTATACAAGGCACGGCGTACGCGCAGCCCAGGGTGGAGCGAAGTGGAACCCTGGGTCACGGAATCGCAAAAATAGTTATTAGCCCTGAAAGGGCGATGTACATCGCCCCCCC is a genomic window of Bacteroidota bacterium containing:
- a CDS encoding Lrp/AsnC family transcriptional regulator encodes the protein MDKPKSADRPNGTRIPKLETLGIDAIDLALLRQLQVQGRTKRNELAESVGLSLPAVSERMRKLEERGILEGVAAKLDPKRMGLDVAVFITVTVEQSSNYPEFLRAAEAHPEIMEIHAITGDGSHLVKARTWNTSTLERLLGQIQTWPGVKQTRTNVVLNTYKETMALPIEELEPGLR
- the glnA gene encoding type I glutamate--ammonia ligase; the encoded protein is MTKSEVLSHAKDQKVEFINVMFTDLLGVMKALTIPVSKLEDAIESNVWFDGSSVEGFARIAESDMYLKLDLKTFTVIPWSRASRAVTALIIADVYMPDGTPFEGDPRGILKRQLKRAADMGYTFNTGPELEFFLFKKNGDSLQPLPHDTAGYFDQTTDIASEIRKEMSFALFEMGIDVEALHHEVAIGQHEIDFKYDNALRCADIVIIMKYALKSIAMHHDLHCTFMPKPIAGINGSGMHVHQSLFSPDGKKNLMYDPNGEYLLSSLAKSYIAGQLVHIKAMNAILNPTVNSYKRLVVGYEAPVYVAWGQRNRSALIRIPRITKGREKAVRAELRCPDPSANPYLAFAVMLAAGLDGIEKKMQAPAPVEENIFEFTDETAAARGITTVAKNLMDAIEELKKDPVICEALGSYCVEKLVEAKTAEWDSFRMSVTQWELDRYLEVY
- a CDS encoding IS110 family transposase, translating into MEHKYPILGIDVSKATLDGCLLAEQGHRTSVQVKNTSSGLRALALWLRRQGVTDVTVCLEATNLYGAAVALFFHEREQTIVLANPTAVHAFMRATMQRAKTDKADADLIARYAAAMAERLRPWHPLPAEYDELRDLVRHLHDLTRCRAKAKNRMEKLAYLTSAAKTHIERSIRADLAHYEREIRLITKDIRACLHEHEAMQKRYDLITSTPGIGFVTAVTFMAEVPNSQQFTHPKQLAAYAGMTPRVSQSGQRQPASQPISKMGNRRLRYAFFMASLSARQYNKAITVCTSNHASKKPMVLQMAVARKLIHLLYAMEKHQRAYDPKYQKSQRNGGTN